The proteins below come from a single Benincasa hispida cultivar B227 chromosome 4, ASM972705v1, whole genome shotgun sequence genomic window:
- the LOC120075517 gene encoding E3 ubiquitin-protein ligase SHPRH isoform X10: MMPLSHPTYWMVQREKGFSGNLGVGENVQLISPLCMALKCVDTCSRVFYNPFSGNLTLNAEQTLPHVYGGILADEMGLGKTIELLACILSHQMSVFEGGKGFHDELQQPVEDQRTEFKRLKRERVECLCGAVSENHRYKGLWVQCDICDAWQHADCVGYSPKGRILKPIDTEGGNCRKEKRNNRNTLNVIVRAEEHVCTPCLELMQATDSPMATGATLIVCPAPILFQWQAEILRHTHPGSIKLLVYEGVRDTSLLSTLSVQINDLINSDIVLTSYDVLKEDLSHDSDRHEGDRRFMRFQKRYPVIPTPLTRIFWWRICLDEGQMVESNATAATEMASRLYASHRWCITGTPIQRKLEDLYGLLRFVKASPFNVHRWWVEVIRDPYERRDPGAMEFTHKFFKQIMWRSLKIHVTDELQLPPQEEQVTWLTFSPIEEHFYQRQHETCVSYAREVIQGLKDDFVKKKVPDCISSDIPSDLLINHADAGKLLSTLLKLRQACCHPQVGSSGLRSLQQSPMTMEEILMVLVSKTKIEGEEALRRSVVALNALAGIAIIEKKFSEAFSLYKEALELAEENNEDFRLDPLLSIHIHHNLAEILPLAVDQSQSRLKDQFCPRTSEVKAARMDDSEKYDNHVHVMKKQKVSETLYAPCSEDNTGKMIDRPLELTRKDTNTKKEENCEPHLSSSYFDDISIRKACEAMRQKYLAVFSSKLSVAQQEFTKSYMQVGSELKDRGNLNHVWWLEAVHHAEQNKDFSHELIRKVEEAVSGNLNNSKSRVGSRFRSINALKYHVQSGLDLLEASRKVVLDRLLEIDQTMENPKEEDIERVRYCRNCQADSNGPPCVLCELDDLFQEYEARLFRLNKVQGGMVTSVEEAVEAQKKKSALNRFYWSLLQQNKNSSSSRVGYEEPNKRDVGEKVMVSKHPSELEVVLGVIKNFCKTQLGKESIAAANKQLHLLEYMRKEYGHARSLAIAQAQVLNAHDEIKMATTRLCLRDDDDSSAYAISEHELPAASVQYSSDKFMSLAMLARVKGKLRYLKGLVQSKQNIPLDSSSNLALTQQPATMSTSMEQKSENTSKADEESCPVCQEKLSNQKMVFQCGHITCCKCLFAMTEKTLHGSKIQTKWVMCPTCRQHTDFGNIAYADDSKNETLDPSTLHETSREHELSITVQGSYGTKVEAVVRRILWIKYTDSKAKVLVFSSWNDVLDVLQYAFAANSITFIRMKGGRQSHTAISEFRGQKINAKENQKKRPSGKVPELRSAQVLLLLIQHGANGLNLLEAQHVVLVEPLLNPAAEAQAISRVHRIGQKNKTFVHRFIVKDTVEESIYKLNRSRESSSFITGNTKNQDQPLLTLKEVESLFASKASPLRENDEKGSETLRHLAPSMAATIAAERRLKVHTT; encoded by the exons ATGATGCCATTAAGCCATCCAA CCTACTGGATGGTACAGCGGGAGAAAGGATTTTCTGGAAATTTAGGTGTGGGGGAAAATGTCCAACTTATTTCTCCCCTGTGTATGGCCCTGAAATGTGTTGACACTTGTTCAAGAGTGTTCTACAATCCTTTCAG TGGAAATCTTACTTTGAATGCAGAGCAAACTTTGCCGCATGTTTATGGGGGCATTCTAGCTG ATGAGATGGGTCTAGGAAAAACAATTGAACTACTGGCATGCATACTTTCTCATCAAATGTCAGTGTTTGAAGGTGGAAAAGGTTTTCATGATGAATTGCAACAGCCTGTTGAAGATCAGAGAACCGAatttaaaagattgaaaaggGAGCGTGTTGAGTGTCTGTGTGGAGCTGTTAGTGAAAATCACAGATACAAAGGGTTATGGGTGCAATGTGATATTTGTGATGCATGGCAACATGCTGACTGCGTTGGTTATTCACCTAAAGGAAGAATTCTCAAACCCATTGACACCGAGGGTGGGAACTgtagaaaggaaaagagaaataatAGGAATACATTGAATGTAATTGTGAGAGCTGAGGAACATGTTTGTACGCCTTGCTTAGAGCTGATGCAGGCTACCGATTCCCCAATGGCTACAGGTGCAACTCTAATTGTCTGTCCTGCTCCCATATTATTCCAGTGGCAAGCTGAGATTTTACG TCATACTCATCCAGGTTCAATAAAACTACTTGTCTACGAAGGAGTGAGGGATACTTCTCTTTTAAGCACATTGTCTGTGCAGATTAATGATCTCATCAATTCTGATATAGTCTTAACATCCTATGATGTGCTTAAAGAAGACCTATCGCATGATTCTGATCGGCACGAAGGTGATCGTCGCTTCATGAGATTCCAGAAGAG GTACCCTGTTATCCCTACTCCTCTCACTAGGATCTTTTGGTGGAGGATTTGTTTGGATGAGGGACAAATGGTAGAGAGCAATGCTACTGCTGCTACTGAAATGGCTTCACGACTTTATGCTAGTCACCGGTGGTGCATCACAGGGACTCCCATACAAAGGAAACTTGAAGATTTATATGGACTATTGCGATTTGTCAAAGCAAGTCCATTTAATGTTCATAGATGGTGGGTTGAAGTTATAAGAGATCCATATGAG AGGAGGGATCCTGGTGCTATGGAATTCACACACAAATTCTTTAAGCAAATCATGTGGCGTTCTTTGAAAATACATGTTACAGATGAATTGCAGCTACCTCCCCAGGAGGAACAAGTCACTTGGCTAACGTTTTCACCAATTGAAGAGCATTTTTACCAGAGGCAGCATGAAACTTGTGTGAGTTATGCCCGTGAAGTTATTCAAGGTTTGAAAGATGATTTTGTCAAAAAGAAAGTCCCAG ATTGCATCTCTTCTGATATTCCATCTGATCTTCTTATCAACCATGCGGATGCTGGAAAACTGCTGAGCACACTTTTGAAGCTTCGCCAAGCTTGCTGTCACCCACAAGTAGGAAGTTCGGGACTGCGGTCATTGCAACAATCCCCAATGACAATGGAGGAAATATTGATG GTCCTTGTTAGTAAGACCAAGATAGAAGGAGAGGAAGCTCTGAGGAGATCAGTTGTTGCTTTAAATGCACTTGCTGGAATAGCTATTATTGAGAAGAAATTTTCTGAAGCCTTCTCGCTATATAAAGAAGCTCTAGAATTGGCAGAGGAGAACAATGAAGATTTTCGCTTAGATCCTCTATTGAGCATTCACATCCATCACAATCTTGCTGAGATACTTCCATTAGCTGTGGACCAGTCACAATCTCGTTTAAAAGATCAATTTTGTCCAAGGACTAGCGAAGTGAAGGCAGCCAGGATGGATGACTCTGAAAAGTATGATAATCATGTTCATGTCATGAAGAAACAAAAAGTTAGTGAGACCCTGTATGCTCCTTGTAGTGAAGATAATACAGGGAAGATGATAGACCGTCCTCTTGAGCTGACAAGAAAAGATACAAACaccaaaaaggaagaaaattgtgAGCCTCATCTGTCAAGTAGTTACTTCGATGATATCTCTATAAGAAAAGCATGTGAGGCTATGAGGCAGAAATATCTAGCTGTCTTTTCCTCAAAGCTCTCTGTTGCCCAGCAAGAGTTCACAAAGTCCTATATGCAG GTTGGAAGTGAACTCAAAGACAGGGGAAATCTTAACCACGTTTGGTGGTTGGAAGCAGTTCACCATGCTGAACAGAATAAGGACTTCTCTCACGAGTTGATAAGAAAGGTTGAAGAGGCTGTATCTGGAAACCTTAACAACTCAAAATCTAGAGTTGGATCGCG TTTCCGCAGCATTAATGCTTTGAAGTATCATGTCCAGAGTGGTTTGGACCTTTTGGAAGCTTCTAGGAAAGTTGTGCTTGATCGACTTTTAGAAATTGATCAGACCATGGAAAATCCAAAAGAAGAAGATATTGAACGTGTTAGGTACTGTCGAAATTGTCAAGCAGACAGTAACGGACCACCTTGTGTTCTTTGTGAACTAGATGATCTATTTCAG GAATATGAGGCTAGGCTTTTCCGCCTTAATAAAGTACAAGGAGGAATGGTTACTTCTGTTGAAGAGGCCGTTGAAGCTCAAAAGAAAAAGTCAGCACTCAATCGTTTCTATTGGAGTCTATTGCAGCAAAATAAAAACTCAAGTTCATCTAGAGTTGGGTATGAAGAACCTAACAAAAGAGATGTTGGAGAAAAAGTTATG GTGTCTAAGCATCCTTCTGAATTGGAGGTTGTTCTTGGTGTTATCAAGAACTTCTGTAAGACACAACTAGGAAAAGAAAGTATAGCAGCAGCCAACAAGCAGCTGCACCTTCTGGAG TACATGCGAAAGGAGTATGGACATGCAAGGTCCTTAGCCATTGCGCAAGCTCAAGTTTTGAATGCTCATGATGAAATTAAGATGGCAACCACGAGATTGTGCTTAAGGGATGATGATGACAGCTCAGCTTATGCTATCAGTGAGCATGAGCTACCTGCAGCTAGTGTCCAGTATTCTAGCGACAAGTTCATGTCCTTGGCTATGTTAGCGCGTGTAAAAGGAAAACTTCGTTATTTGAAG GGTTTGGTGCAATCTAAACAGAACATACCATTAGATAGTTCCAGTAATCTAGCATTAACTCAACAACCAGCTACCATGTCAACATCTATGGAACAAAAAAGTGAGAACACATCGAAAGCTGATGAGGAATCATGCCCTGTTTGCCAAGAAAAACTAAGCAATCAAAAGATGGTTTTTCAATGTGGACACATTACATGCTGTAAAT GTTTGTTTGCAATGACTGAAAAGACGCTGCATGGTAGTAAAATTCAAACTAAATGGGTGATGTGCCCCACCTGCCGCCAACACACAGATTTTGGGAATATTGCTTATGCAGATGATAGTAAAAATGAAACACTTGATCCTTCAACTTTGCACGAAACTTCTAGGGAGCATGAATTGTCCATTACAGTTCAAGGTTCCTATGGAACGAAG GTTGAAGCGGTTGTAAGACGAATCTTGTGGATCAAGTATACAGATTCGAAAGCGAAAGTTCTAGTTTTCTCTAGTTGGAATGATGTTCTTGATGTTTTACAATATGCCTTTGCTGCCAACAGCATTACCTTTATCAGGATGAAAGGAGGCAG ACAATCTCATACAGCTATTAGTGAATTTAGAGGACAGAAGATCAAtgcaaaagaaaatcaaaagaaacgGCCATCGGGAAAGGTGCCAGAATTAAGATCTGCGCAGGTTCTATTGCTCTTGATTCAGCATGGAGCTAATGGCCTAAACCTTCTCGAAGCTCAACATGTTGTCCTTGTGGAACCACTGCTCAATCCAGCTGCAGAAGCGCAAGCAATTAGCAGGGTACACCGAATTGGACAGAAAAATAAAACGTTCGTGCACCGATTCATA GTTAAAGACACCGTGGAAGAGAGCATATACAAGCTAAACAGAAGCAGAGAGAGCTCTTCCTTCATCACTGGAAATACAAAGAATCAAGATCAGCCCCTTTTGACGCTTAAAGAAGTCGAGTCTCTGTTTGCATCCAAAGCATCACCATTAAGGGAAAATGATGAGAAGGGAAGTGAAACGCTAAGGCATTTGGCTCCTTCTATGGCTGCTACTATAGCAGCTGAGAGGAGACTCAAAGTGCATACCACATAG
- the LOC120075517 gene encoding E3 ubiquitin-protein ligase SHPRH isoform X6 — MEEDMKACSVVLSGNFDGPDEAISGLVHLANLKFATLRPVEGVSVSQNTGSLRLRVEILSSAFAACESIFDNGRQLWKKSMMNTIAWLRPEVVLSEVKYGVVKSTNMDTSLHHGTGDDTSNSRKHVNFDTVAFYDAIKPSKDEPMLDEDIPNLLPKLRQYQRRAAYWMVQREKGFSGNLGVGENVQLISPLCMALKCVDTCSRVFYNPFSGNLTLNAEQTLPHVYGGILADEMGLGKTIELLACILSHQMSVFEGGKGFHDELQQPVEDQRTEFKRLKRERVECLCGAVSENHRYKGLWVQCDICDAWQHADCVGYSPKGRILKPIDTEGGNCRKEKRNNRNTLNVIVRAEEHVCTPCLELMQATDSPMATGATLIVCPAPILFQWQAEILRHTHPGSIKLLVYEGVRDTSLLSTLSVQINDLINSDIVLTSYDVLKEDLSHDSDRHEGDRRFMRFQKRYPVIPTPLTRIFWWRICLDEGQMVESNATAATEMASRLYASHRWCITGTPIQRKLEDLYGLLRFVKASPFNVHRWWVEVIRDPYERRDPGAMEFTHKFFKQIMWRSLKIHVTDELQLPPQEEQVTWLTFSPIEEHFYQRQHETCVSYAREVIQGLKDDFVKKKVPDCISSDIPSDLLINHADAGKLLSTLLKLRQACCHPQVGSSGLRSLQQSPMTMEEILMVLVSKTKIEGEEALRRSVVALNALAGIAIIEKKFSEAFSLYKEALELAEENNEDFRLDPLLSIHIHHNLAEILPLAVDQSQSRLKDQFCPRTSEVKAARMDDSEKYDNHVHVMKKQKVSETLYAPCSEDNTGKMIDRPLELTRKDTNTKKEENCEPHLSSSYFDDISIRKACEAMRQKYLAVFSSKLSVAQQEFTKSYMQVGSELKDRGNLNHVWWLEAVHHAEQNKDFSHELIRKVEEAVSGNLNNSKSRVGSRFRSINALKYHVQSGLDLLEASRKVVLDRLLEIDQTMENPKEEDIERVRYCRNCQADSNGPPCVLCELDDLFQEYEARLFRLNKVQGGMVTSVEEAVEAQKKKSALNRFYWSLLQQNKNSSSSRVGYEEPNKRDVGEKVMVSKHPSELEVVLGVIKNFCKTQLGKESIAAANKQLHLLEYMRKEYGHARSLAIAQAQVLNAHDEIKMATTRLCLRDDDDSSAYAISEHELPAASVQYSSDKFMSLAMLARVKGKLRYLKGLVQSKQNIPLDSSSNLALTQQPATMSTSMEQKSENTSKADEESCPVCQEKLSNQKMVFQCGHITCCKCLFAMTEKTLHGSKIQTKWVMCPTCRQHTDFGNIAYADDSKNETLDPSTLHETSREHELSITVQGSYGTKVEAVVRRILWIKYTDSKAKVLVFSSWNDVLDVLQYAFAANSITFIRMKGGRQSHTAISEFRGQKINAKENQKKRPSGKVPELRSAQVLLLLIQHGANGLNLLEAQHVVLVEPLLNPAAEAQAISRVHRIGQKNKTFVHRFIVKDTVEESIYKLNRSRESSSFITGNTKNQDQPLLTLKEVESLFASKASPLRENDEKGSETLRHLAPSMAATIAAERRLKVHTT; from the exons ATGGAGGAAGATATGAAAGCTTGCTCGGTGGTGTTATCAGGTAATTTTGATGGACCTGATGAGGCCATTTCTGGCCTTGTTCATCTTGCAAATTTGAAGTTTGCGACATTGAGGCCAGTTGAGGGTGTTTCCGTTTCCCAAAATACAGGATCTCTCAGGTTGAGGGTGGAAATACTATCGAGTGCTTTTGCCGCTTGTGAGTCAATATTTGATAATGGCAGGCAGTTGTGGAAAAAGAGTATGATGAATACCATTGCTTGGTTGCGCCCTGAAGTAGTATTATCTGAGGTCAAGTATGGAGTTGTTAAATCCACTAATATGGACACTAGTTTGCATCATGGGACAGGGGATGACACGTCCAACTCTAGGAAACATGTAAATTTTGATACTGTTGCCTTTTATGATGCCATTAAGCCATCCAA AGATGAACCCATGCTTGATGAAGACATACCCAATTTGCTTCCGAAACTAAGACAATATCAGCGTCGTGCAGCCTACTGGATGGTACAGCGGGAGAAAGGATTTTCTGGAAATTTAGGTGTGGGGGAAAATGTCCAACTTATTTCTCCCCTGTGTATGGCCCTGAAATGTGTTGACACTTGTTCAAGAGTGTTCTACAATCCTTTCAG TGGAAATCTTACTTTGAATGCAGAGCAAACTTTGCCGCATGTTTATGGGGGCATTCTAGCTG ATGAGATGGGTCTAGGAAAAACAATTGAACTACTGGCATGCATACTTTCTCATCAAATGTCAGTGTTTGAAGGTGGAAAAGGTTTTCATGATGAATTGCAACAGCCTGTTGAAGATCAGAGAACCGAatttaaaagattgaaaaggGAGCGTGTTGAGTGTCTGTGTGGAGCTGTTAGTGAAAATCACAGATACAAAGGGTTATGGGTGCAATGTGATATTTGTGATGCATGGCAACATGCTGACTGCGTTGGTTATTCACCTAAAGGAAGAATTCTCAAACCCATTGACACCGAGGGTGGGAACTgtagaaaggaaaagagaaataatAGGAATACATTGAATGTAATTGTGAGAGCTGAGGAACATGTTTGTACGCCTTGCTTAGAGCTGATGCAGGCTACCGATTCCCCAATGGCTACAGGTGCAACTCTAATTGTCTGTCCTGCTCCCATATTATTCCAGTGGCAAGCTGAGATTTTACG TCATACTCATCCAGGTTCAATAAAACTACTTGTCTACGAAGGAGTGAGGGATACTTCTCTTTTAAGCACATTGTCTGTGCAGATTAATGATCTCATCAATTCTGATATAGTCTTAACATCCTATGATGTGCTTAAAGAAGACCTATCGCATGATTCTGATCGGCACGAAGGTGATCGTCGCTTCATGAGATTCCAGAAGAG GTACCCTGTTATCCCTACTCCTCTCACTAGGATCTTTTGGTGGAGGATTTGTTTGGATGAGGGACAAATGGTAGAGAGCAATGCTACTGCTGCTACTGAAATGGCTTCACGACTTTATGCTAGTCACCGGTGGTGCATCACAGGGACTCCCATACAAAGGAAACTTGAAGATTTATATGGACTATTGCGATTTGTCAAAGCAAGTCCATTTAATGTTCATAGATGGTGGGTTGAAGTTATAAGAGATCCATATGAG AGGAGGGATCCTGGTGCTATGGAATTCACACACAAATTCTTTAAGCAAATCATGTGGCGTTCTTTGAAAATACATGTTACAGATGAATTGCAGCTACCTCCCCAGGAGGAACAAGTCACTTGGCTAACGTTTTCACCAATTGAAGAGCATTTTTACCAGAGGCAGCATGAAACTTGTGTGAGTTATGCCCGTGAAGTTATTCAAGGTTTGAAAGATGATTTTGTCAAAAAGAAAGTCCCAG ATTGCATCTCTTCTGATATTCCATCTGATCTTCTTATCAACCATGCGGATGCTGGAAAACTGCTGAGCACACTTTTGAAGCTTCGCCAAGCTTGCTGTCACCCACAAGTAGGAAGTTCGGGACTGCGGTCATTGCAACAATCCCCAATGACAATGGAGGAAATATTGATG GTCCTTGTTAGTAAGACCAAGATAGAAGGAGAGGAAGCTCTGAGGAGATCAGTTGTTGCTTTAAATGCACTTGCTGGAATAGCTATTATTGAGAAGAAATTTTCTGAAGCCTTCTCGCTATATAAAGAAGCTCTAGAATTGGCAGAGGAGAACAATGAAGATTTTCGCTTAGATCCTCTATTGAGCATTCACATCCATCACAATCTTGCTGAGATACTTCCATTAGCTGTGGACCAGTCACAATCTCGTTTAAAAGATCAATTTTGTCCAAGGACTAGCGAAGTGAAGGCAGCCAGGATGGATGACTCTGAAAAGTATGATAATCATGTTCATGTCATGAAGAAACAAAAAGTTAGTGAGACCCTGTATGCTCCTTGTAGTGAAGATAATACAGGGAAGATGATAGACCGTCCTCTTGAGCTGACAAGAAAAGATACAAACaccaaaaaggaagaaaattgtgAGCCTCATCTGTCAAGTAGTTACTTCGATGATATCTCTATAAGAAAAGCATGTGAGGCTATGAGGCAGAAATATCTAGCTGTCTTTTCCTCAAAGCTCTCTGTTGCCCAGCAAGAGTTCACAAAGTCCTATATGCAG GTTGGAAGTGAACTCAAAGACAGGGGAAATCTTAACCACGTTTGGTGGTTGGAAGCAGTTCACCATGCTGAACAGAATAAGGACTTCTCTCACGAGTTGATAAGAAAGGTTGAAGAGGCTGTATCTGGAAACCTTAACAACTCAAAATCTAGAGTTGGATCGCG TTTCCGCAGCATTAATGCTTTGAAGTATCATGTCCAGAGTGGTTTGGACCTTTTGGAAGCTTCTAGGAAAGTTGTGCTTGATCGACTTTTAGAAATTGATCAGACCATGGAAAATCCAAAAGAAGAAGATATTGAACGTGTTAGGTACTGTCGAAATTGTCAAGCAGACAGTAACGGACCACCTTGTGTTCTTTGTGAACTAGATGATCTATTTCAG GAATATGAGGCTAGGCTTTTCCGCCTTAATAAAGTACAAGGAGGAATGGTTACTTCTGTTGAAGAGGCCGTTGAAGCTCAAAAGAAAAAGTCAGCACTCAATCGTTTCTATTGGAGTCTATTGCAGCAAAATAAAAACTCAAGTTCATCTAGAGTTGGGTATGAAGAACCTAACAAAAGAGATGTTGGAGAAAAAGTTATG GTGTCTAAGCATCCTTCTGAATTGGAGGTTGTTCTTGGTGTTATCAAGAACTTCTGTAAGACACAACTAGGAAAAGAAAGTATAGCAGCAGCCAACAAGCAGCTGCACCTTCTGGAG TACATGCGAAAGGAGTATGGACATGCAAGGTCCTTAGCCATTGCGCAAGCTCAAGTTTTGAATGCTCATGATGAAATTAAGATGGCAACCACGAGATTGTGCTTAAGGGATGATGATGACAGCTCAGCTTATGCTATCAGTGAGCATGAGCTACCTGCAGCTAGTGTCCAGTATTCTAGCGACAAGTTCATGTCCTTGGCTATGTTAGCGCGTGTAAAAGGAAAACTTCGTTATTTGAAG GGTTTGGTGCAATCTAAACAGAACATACCATTAGATAGTTCCAGTAATCTAGCATTAACTCAACAACCAGCTACCATGTCAACATCTATGGAACAAAAAAGTGAGAACACATCGAAAGCTGATGAGGAATCATGCCCTGTTTGCCAAGAAAAACTAAGCAATCAAAAGATGGTTTTTCAATGTGGACACATTACATGCTGTAAAT GTTTGTTTGCAATGACTGAAAAGACGCTGCATGGTAGTAAAATTCAAACTAAATGGGTGATGTGCCCCACCTGCCGCCAACACACAGATTTTGGGAATATTGCTTATGCAGATGATAGTAAAAATGAAACACTTGATCCTTCAACTTTGCACGAAACTTCTAGGGAGCATGAATTGTCCATTACAGTTCAAGGTTCCTATGGAACGAAG GTTGAAGCGGTTGTAAGACGAATCTTGTGGATCAAGTATACAGATTCGAAAGCGAAAGTTCTAGTTTTCTCTAGTTGGAATGATGTTCTTGATGTTTTACAATATGCCTTTGCTGCCAACAGCATTACCTTTATCAGGATGAAAGGAGGCAG ACAATCTCATACAGCTATTAGTGAATTTAGAGGACAGAAGATCAAtgcaaaagaaaatcaaaagaaacgGCCATCGGGAAAGGTGCCAGAATTAAGATCTGCGCAGGTTCTATTGCTCTTGATTCAGCATGGAGCTAATGGCCTAAACCTTCTCGAAGCTCAACATGTTGTCCTTGTGGAACCACTGCTCAATCCAGCTGCAGAAGCGCAAGCAATTAGCAGGGTACACCGAATTGGACAGAAAAATAAAACGTTCGTGCACCGATTCATA GTTAAAGACACCGTGGAAGAGAGCATATACAAGCTAAACAGAAGCAGAGAGAGCTCTTCCTTCATCACTGGAAATACAAAGAATCAAGATCAGCCCCTTTTGACGCTTAAAGAAGTCGAGTCTCTGTTTGCATCCAAAGCATCACCATTAAGGGAAAATGATGAGAAGGGAAGTGAAACGCTAAGGCATTTGGCTCCTTCTATGGCTGCTACTATAGCAGCTGAGAGGAGACTCAAAGTGCATACCACATAG